In the Gossypium raimondii isolate GPD5lz chromosome 9, ASM2569854v1, whole genome shotgun sequence genome, one interval contains:
- the LOC105799180 gene encoding non-specific lipid-transfer protein translates to MASTVALKLACGVVLCLVVGAPLAEGAISCGQVISALAPCIPYVRNNGAGGVPAPCCNGIRSLNAAAQSTPERQSACNCVKALAASISGINYDLTNKLPGMCGVHSPFKISPSTNCKSVK, encoded by the exons ATGGCTAGCACTGTGGCCCTCAAGCTTGCATGTGGTGTGGTCTTGTGCTTGGTTGTGGGTGCACCCCTGGCTGAAGGGGCCATAAGTTGTGGCCAAGTCATATCAGCCTTGGCACCCTGCATTCCTTACGTGAGAAACAACGGTGCTGGTGGCGTGCCTGCACCTTGCTGCAATGGGATCAGATCTCTCAACGCGGCTGCCCAATCAACTCCAGAGCGCCAATCAGCTTGCAACTGCGTCAAGGCATTAGCTGCCAGCATTTCTGGCATCAACTATGACCTTACGAACAAACTCCCAGGCATGTGTGGGGTGCACAGCCCTTTCAAGATCAGCCCCAGCACTAACTGCAAAAG TGTCAAGTGA
- the LOC105799177 gene encoding BTB/POZ domain-containing protein At3g44820 has product MAPAKLSGFCKQGNDWLYNARLPSDITIIVDGVKFHLHKFPLMSKCGKIACMLEEIQSIHDRTFTTKLEEFPGGSDTFLFAAKFCYGIQVEFTARNIITVYCAADYLEMTDEYGEDNLLLKAESFFHKNVLHNWKDCVLALQSCESCMPRAEKLHILQKCLNAVSTMVCTDPSLFGWPMMMYGSLQSPGGSILWNGINTGAKIRSAESDWWFEDISYFSVGLFERLIKTMKARGIRSEYLAGAVMYYARKCLPGLGRWQSRPSSKARTVASFSSTPAAVDQRDLLENIEKLLPKKKGKSFCRFLLGLLRVASILGVNQTCLDSLERRIGMQLELASLDGLLIPSFSNSDTLYDTDCVERIIHHFMSSESGLTLFSPPSLDLLSSPSFEPLRKVARLIDNYLAEVASDVNLKPGKIRSLAEVLPDSSRTLHDGLYRALDIYFKAHPWLSDREKEVLCNIIDYGKLSIDACAHASQNKRLPLRVVLQVLFFEQLHLRTALAGCLNVLEAESAPTGQGIAPTEIAGNVTATGETGQRIVRRDGWVTIVRENQVLKVDMERMRSRVGELEDEVSKIKREMKKVKKSRSSLSSPCIVAGKFGCKPLSKSSDSQTDVVGSTGPTPRPSFEHPRSSHHSRHRKSLPLFRDLTHGS; this is encoded by the exons ATGGCACCTGCCAAGCTTTCTGGGTTTTGTAAACAAGGAAATGACTG GCTTTACAACGCAAGGCTGCCAAGTGATATAACCATTATTGTGGATGgtgtaaaatttcatcttcaTAAG TTTCCTCTCATGTCGAAATGTGGAAAGATTGCTTGCATGTTGGAAGAAATACAAAGTATCCATGATAGGACTTTTACCACAAAGCTTGAAGAATTCCCTGGTGGCTCCGACACTTTCTTGTTTGCAGCAAAATTCTGCTATGGAATTCAGGTGGAATTTACAGCTAGAAATATAATAACAGTGTACTGTGCAGCGGACTACCTTGAGATGACAGATGAGTATGGGGAAGATAATTTACTTTTGAAGGCGGAAAGTTTCTTCCACAAAAATGTACTTCACAACTGGAAGGATTGTGTATTGGCTTTGCAAAGTTGCGAATCATGCATGCCAAGGGCAGAAAAGCTCCACATATTACAGAAATGTCTGAATGCTGTATCTACGATGGTTTGTACAGATCCGAGTTTGTTTGGTTGGCCCATGATGATGTATGGTAGCCTCCAGAGCCCCGGTGGAAGCATTCTATGGAATGGAATAAACACTGGGGCAAAAATACGAAGTGCAGAATCTGACTGGTGGTTCGAAGACATCTCTTATTTCAGTGTAGGTTTGTTTGAAAGACTTATCAAAACAATGAAAGCAAGGGGTATTAGATCTGAATATCTAGCTGGTGCTGTAATGTACTATGCCAGAAAGTGTCTACCAGGTCTGGGCCGATGGCAGAGTAGACCGAGTAGCAAAGCCAGGACAGTCGCGAGTTTTAGCTCGACTCCTGCTGCTGTTGATCAAAGGGATTTACTGGAAAACATCGAAAAGCTTCTCCCAAAAAAGAAGGGCAAGTCATTCTGCCGTTTTTTACTTGGACTTCTTCGTGTTGCATCAATATTAGGTGTCAATCAGACATGCCTGGATTCTTTGGAGAGGAGAATAGGAATGCAACTCGAGCTGGCTAGCCTTGATGGTCTTTTGATTCCTTCTTTCTCGAATTCGGATACTCTATATGATACTGATTGCGTTGAACGGATCATCCATCATTTTATGTCATCCGAATCAGGGTTAACATTATTTTCCCCACCATCATTAGACCTCTTATCCTCACCATCATTTGAGCCCTTAAGGAAAGTTGCTAGATTAATTGATAATTATCTAGCCGAAGTTGCTTCTGATGTAAATTTGAAACCAGGAAAGATACGTTCTCTCGCAGAGGTCCTTCCAGACTCTTCTAGAACTTTGCACGATGGGCTGTACAGAGCACTTGACATCTATTTCAAG GCACACCCTTGGCTTTCTGATAGAGAGAAGGAAGTCCTTTGCAACATCATCGACTATGGGAAACTCTCCATCGATGCCTGTGCCCATGCTTCCCAAAACAAAAGATTGCCACTCAGAGTTGTTCTCCAAGTCTTGTTCTTCGAGCAATTGCATTTAAGAACGGCTTTAGCTGGTTGTCTCAATGTCTTGGAAGCTGAAAGTGCTCCTACGGGTCAGGGGATTGCCCCAACGGAGATAGCTGGTAATGTGACTGCCACTGGTGAAACCGGCCAGCGGATTGTTCGAAGAGATGGATGGGTGACAATTGTACGTgaaaatcaagttttaaaagTGGATATGGAAAGGATGAGGTCTAGAGTTGGAGAACTTGAAGACGAGGTCAGTAAAATAAAGCGAGAAatgaaaaaagtgaaaaaatcaCGTAGCTCACTGAGTTCCCCCTGTATAGTTGCTGGGAAATTCGGATGCAAGCCTCTTTCAAAATCCTCAGATTCTCAAACGGATGTTGTTGGCAGCACAGGACCAACTCCAAGACCATCATTTGAGCATCCACGTTCTTCCCATCATTCCAGGCATCGAAAAAGTTTACCCTTGTTCCGAGATTTAACACATGGAAGCTAA